The sequence below is a genomic window from Microbacterium sp. SORGH_AS_0888.
TCGGCGTTCACAACATCGCGTTCTTCGAAAAGAGCACGTCACAGGCTCTAAGTTGGCTCCTGCTCAACTCCGACCAGTGGAACGATCCGCGATTGAGCGAGGAGGAAGAGCACGACGCGGCAAGCTCACTACGGATATGCTTGACGATTTTCTCCGAGAGTCGTTAGAGACTCCTTCACCATCAAACGAGGAAAGCTCATCATGATTACAAGAGCAAAAGTGAAGCTCGGAAAGGACGACGACCACGAGGTCTTCTTCAACCACGACGTGAACCTGCCGGAGCCGCTGATTCGGCGCGCGCTCGCTCACTCAATTGTGGGTGTCGAGCAGCAAGGCGATCCGAAGTACCAGTCTCGTGCTGATAAGGAGAAGCTAGTCGGGCTCGTCCTGAGCTACCTGCTTGCGCACCGCACGGCGTGGTACACGGCTGGGAAAGACAAGGCGAGCGAGGAGCCCATCGTCGCCAAGTTGCTCGCTGACCTGTTCGCGTGACACTGCCCCGCGAAACCCCCTCATTGGTTCTAGGACGACCGGCGAGGGGGTTCGTCGTGTGCGTGGTGCGTGTCACACCTATAGATGACGTCTAGCGCGTGTTTCGACGTGTCCAGTTGTTACAAGTGATGGACAGGTGCGAAAAGACGCGGGAGTGATATTGAGAACAAGTCCACTACACACGGTTCACTCAAATACCCGTTAGAAAGGTCCACCGAACGCATCTACTACCTGGAGGAACGCAAACATGGGTAAAGCAGAGCTGAAGTGGAACATCGGTGACCTTCACTACCACTTGGAGAGAAAGACCGTCGATTTAGGCGGGGGGCACTACTCGAACAAGCAGGTATGGGAACTCTCGATGAAACGAGGAGACGGGTGGAGTGCGAAGTGGCAGAAGTCTTCGGACACCGCCGTTGGTGCGACACGCGACGAAATGATCCAGCACCTAGCAAAGACGTTCAACAAGAAGCCTCGCGAAGTGGAGTGTCTGATAGAGGCGGCTGAGGAGAACGCCTTCGGCGGAGACACCGACGACGCCTCCGTGGTTCGCAAGCATTACGACGTTCCCCGCCCCAAGGGTGGCGGCATTCCTACACGACCCCTACCCGCACGATTCTGAAAGGAGTAAGACATGAGCACGAAGACCAACCGACTCGAAGCCGTTCTCGGCTATGCGCGAGTCTCGACCGCAGGACAACGAACCGACAATCAGGTTGAACTCCTCGAAGCCGCGGGAGCGACAGAGGTCTTCGCCGAGAAGGTCTCCGGCAGCCGGAACGCACACTCGTCCACCTACCGCGACCTCTTCGACCGTGTACGCGAACTCACCGATGAGGGCTACCGCGTGACGGTGGTCGTGACGAAGCTTGACCGATTCAGCCGCTCGCTGCCGGATCTGCTTCACGGTGTGCAGGAGCTAGCCGACATGGGCGCGAAGTTCTTCACCCTCGATAACTCACTCAACTACGACCCCGACAGCCCCGCATCGAAGTTCCAGCTACAGGTCTTCGGCGCTCTCGCGGAGTTCGAACGAGCGCTCATCAACTCGCGTACCGCCGAAGGTCGGAAGGTCGCCCGCGAGAAGGGTGTCAAGTTCGGACACCCCCCGAAGTTGAAGCAGAAGGACGTGGACAGCATCAAGGCCGACCACGAGTCCGGTCGCTGGACTCCGGCGCAGATCGCGAACCGCAACAGCACCTCGCGCTCGACCGTGCTTCGTGTCCTCGGGCTCTACGGTGCCGGTCCCTACCAAACCCGCGAGGAGTGGGAAGCAGAGAAGCGCGCGGCACAGAGGAAGAAGTGAGCGTGGACGTGTCACACGTCCCCTGCATCCTTGCCGGTGAAGAGTACCCGTTCGGTCGCACCGTCACCGACGAGGAGCGAGACCGCTCGCGGGCGGTCACTGCTGCCGCGCGTGTCGCCGTCGCTGCCTACATCGACGCGCATCCCACTACTGCCATCGAGAACACCCGCTACCTGGGACGGTACGTCGAGTGCTACGAGCACGAGTGGTTCGGTGCCGACGCCACCACGACCGTTGACGAAGTTGTCGAGCGCTTCTTGCGGTGACGACGCGCTCAAGGTTTCTAGCTGGACTCGTTAGAGAGGACTACAACCAATCAGCCCACCTATCACCATGGGGCTCCAAGCAAGGAGCAGAAAGGAATGTCGAACCCTACCTCGACCTTCGTTGATCGCAAGACTGTCTACGGCGACAACACCACGAACGCCAACGACAATGCACCGACCGTAGCGGGACTCACCCGCCACCCGTTCTACATCTACCTCATCACTAATGAAGTAACAGGTTCGATCTACGTCGGGCAGCACCGCTCGAACTCCGAGGAGGACTGGCGTCACTACATGGGCTCCGGCTCATACCTCTTCACCGAAGCACGCGGCTACGGTGTCCACAACTTCTCGAAAAAGCTTCTCGCGTGGGCCGACGACGGCCTCGAAGCGAAGTTCCTCGAAGGGCGCTTCATCGCGAAGGCGCTCCTCAAGTCGGTCTATTGCTACAACAGCAACAACTCCGAGTCGGTCAACCGCGACCCGCGGCACAATACCCGCCACTTCGCATTCAAGGCCTCCTTTCGTGGCCGTCAGCGCATCCTCCACAACATCGCGCTCATCGACAAGCACGCGGCAACCGCCCGCGGCAACGAGGTCCACGAGCTAGCGAAGCTCAAGACGGCATGGAACATGGCGCTCCGCATCAAGCAGGAACGCTTCGAGGCAACCCGCCAACTCGACCCCAAGGACTGGGCCGAGAACAAGTGGGGCTTCGACCCCAACGAATCACGCGACTAATCAAGCGGACTCGTTAGAGAGGTCTTCACACAACAAGGAGAAACACCATGAAACTAGATCGCAGACTCATTTACCTCCCCCTGATCGTCGCTTTAGCAGTAGTACCGAATCTCGCGTTCCATGACTACCTCACCGAACGCTATTCCGGGACCTCGACGCAGGCTGAAGTTGCGCAGGTGCGACACGAAGCATATGAGGACGCGAAAGCCGCGGGAGAGGTGGGTTTCGACTGGAAGCACAGCGATAGCTCATCCTCACTTGAGAACGGGGTTCTCACCGCCTCCTGGTCCGGCGAAGTCGTCAACCGTGACGTACCCGGAAAGCTCATCCTCACTCTCGACGGCTTCGACACGGCGAACTTCACCGCCGACGAGCTTGACGACACGGAAGTTCGTGTCCGACTCGTGTTCGCCGAAGGCGACGTCCGCGTGTGGAGGGGTTCGCTTCGCGACTTCGCCCTTGACGGAGACCTCATCAACGAGATGCGTGGAGATTCAGGCACTTACGTGAAGGGAGGGGAGACGGTGGCGTTCAACGTTCGTGTGACCACCGCTCCGACAGTGCAGCCCTACACACCCATGACCGAACTACCGGAACTTTCCGTGGTCGCCCACCACGTCTACTGACCCAACGACCCCCAGCCCACCAATCACAAGGAGAAGGGACATGACCCCGATCAATCCGTACCCAGCCGCCCACATCTACGCCGCGGAGGTCGTGAGTTGGCTACACAACCGCGACGACGACTACAGCTTCCACGTCACCTACGGGAACCTCGCTGACTACTTCCTCGAACATGTCGACGAGTGGTTCATGACCGACGAGCCGAACGAAGACCTCATCAACGACTTCCTGTGGAGCCTCGCGACCATCGATGAGGAGTACGCCAAGGGTTTCAAGCGCCGCCGAAGCGCCCGCTACCACCAACTCATCAGCATCGACGCGGACCTACTCACCACGCCACAACTCAACGACCTACTCGCCGGTCGCAATGTACTCGGGGAGGAGTCATGACCGTCATCGCCGCGGCCCGTGGCCGCTTCGCCAGCGCATCACAGCGAGCCGCGGACGCCTTTGAACGAGCCCTGCCAGGACTCAAGAAGTTCGGCAAGGGAGCGGCTTGGGGTACTCCACTCTTCTTCCTCGCCGCCTACGCCATGGGTCACTTCGCTGGTCTTCTCGGCGTGCCCGTGCCGCAGGCGAACACGGACGATCTACGAGCCGCAGCGGCCCAGTACGCGCCGTTCCTCGAGGAGGTGAGCGACGACCATTGACCGGTGCCGCTAGACGCACCTCGAACGATATTCCGACCGGCGCAACTACCACCCCCAGAAAGGGTGCCGAAACCCTCACAACACATTGGAGAAGCAGGACATGACCACCGAAAACGAAACAGGCACCGACAACGCTGCCACCACCGACGAGGCAAACGAACCCGTCGATGAGACCACCACTGCGCCGGAGGACGCCGCCGAAGCGTCCGTCGAAGCGGTATACGAAACCCCGCAGAGCCGCCCCCGCGGGATTCTTGCTCTCGGACTCGCCCTCGCAATCGCCATCACCGGCGTGGGCAGCCTGACCTATGCCTCACTGACCGTTGAGACCGTTCGCGAAGGCAACGCAATCACCGGTGAGGCAAAGGCCGGACTCGTCTTCACCGACGAATCCGGTGTCATCAGGAAGGACATTTCTCCCGATCAAGCCGCCGAAGAGTTCTCTGTCACTGCCACGAACGTGGGTAACATCTCCGGCCACGCGGCGCTCTCCGCTCCGAACCTCGATGTAGCCAACTTCACCGATGGCTTCCTCGACAACACTCGATTCACCATCTCCGCTCTGGGTGATGACAACCGTTGGGTAGCGACGACCGTTACTCTCCGTCAGTTCGCCACCAACGGCTTCGTGCCCGCGCACGCATACCGTCACAACAGCCACCTCATCGAGCCCGCTGAGAACGTCGAGTACAGAATCACCGTCACCCCTCCCACCAGCGCCGAGAACTTCACGGCGGCTGACCTGCGAGCTTTCAGCCAAGAGTTCATCCTCGCGTTCACCTTCTCTGCGGCTGACTCCTCCGGGAACTCCGACCTCTACCGCGGTGCCGAGCAGTTGAACAATCGCGTTGGTGAGTTCTACCTCATCCCGCTAGCCGACCTCGCTAACATCTCCGCCAACGGAGTATCCGAAACCACCGTCGGAGGCTGATCAAAAAACACGACAAGAGCCCCACGTCCTTAGCGACGTGGGGCTCTTTTGTTTGGTCAGCGGCAGAGCGCGTTAGAAACAACTTATGACTTGAACATGATTCACCAAACGAGGAGACGAATCGATGACAACCGTGAGAAGCGACGCGCAGTCAGTCGAAGAACAAGACGAGGACGAAACCGTACTCAACGAGGGAGAGCAGGAGAATCCGGAAGAAGTCGCGGCGCGTTTGCGTCGCCGTGCGCGTCGAAAAGAGGGTGTCTTCCGGTGGGTTGACAAGTCGACTCTCCACGTCGCCCGCGCCGTAGGACTCGTTGCGCTCTTCGTCGCCTTGCTCATGACCGGTCCTCTGTCCCTCGGCCTCACCTCCAACGTTGTGCTCACCGACTCCATGGCCGGTTCCATCGAACGTGGCGACATCTCTTTGACGAAGCACTTCAGTCAGTCTCACGACAAGCTCGACGTCGGTGAGGTGGCGCTCATCTCCAAGGATGGTCAGGTGCCGTACCTACACCGCGTGGTCGAGGTGAACGATGACAGCACCTATACGACTCGTGGTGACGCCAACAACACCAACGACGTCTTCAAGGCCTCGAACACGGATATTCAAGGGGTTCACTGGAACAAGATCGGGCAACCGCTCGCCACCGTACTCGTGCTCTTCTCACTCAATTTCGGTTGGTGGGGTGAATTGTTCAAGGCGCTCTTCACGGCGAACTTCGCCTCTGTCGGAAGCCTTCTGCCGTTCGGTCCGTGGGGCCTCATCATCCTCGTGATGTTCGCGATCCTCACCTGGAGTCTGGTCCCATCGATCCTTGAGCGCATCGCCCGCCGTTCCCAGGAGCGCCAGCGAGAGACGATCGCTCGCCTACAGGCCACCGTCACCGTCCACGACACCGCCATCGGCTCACACGACGAGTCGCTGGATGACATTCAACCGGTCGTTGACGAGCTGAAGGAGGAGAAGGCGAGGAAGGCCGCTGAAGAGGCCGCGTTCCTTGAGCAACAGAAGACGGCGTGGGACAGCTTCGATCCGACGAAGCCGATCTACGACGAGCCGGAGGAGTCACCGTTCTCCATGTTCGGTGGCTCTGATGATGTGCCGCTTCCGACCTTCGGGGAGCCCGACGACGCTCCGTTGCCGGTCTTCGACCTTGAGGACGACCACGAAGATGTGCATGCCTTCGTCGCTTCTGTGGCGGCACGCCACAACACCGTGCTCCCACCGTCCAGCGGCAGTCTCCGCACCGAACTGCCCGCGGTCGCATCATTGCGCGTTCACGAGACCGCACCCGCCAGAAACGAGCACAGTCTCTTCGACTTGGACGATTCGTTCCGTGTCGGTGATTGATATTCGTGCCAAGCAGTCGGTGTACGCACAGAGGAGGCAATCATGGTGAAGTACCACGAATCGGACGGCTACTACACGCGCTGTCGAGCAACGATGATGGCCGGTCACGGCGTCACCGGTTGCCCGCTTGAGCTCGAAGGTGTCGAGGTGAAGCACTACATCGGCGCCGGAGGTGTGGCACGAGCCGGCGGTGGCAAGATCCGCCGCGCGGACGGCGAGGGCGGCTACCGCATCACCTCCGTGTCTCCCGCCGATGAGGAGACCGGCGAGTACTCCGTGTCGGGTCGCATCACCACCGTCTACGGGAAGAACGACAAAGTCATACCGCTCAAGGACCGTGAGCGTCGCGCCCGTGCGGAGGCTCTACTGCCGCGCCTGTCCGCGTTCGAAGAGGAGGCCGTGGACGAAGCGTTCCTGAACCTTCAGGCACGTGTGGCAGACGGCATCGCCGCGTGGGATGCGCCGGAGGGAGCCGACTTCCGCGAGACCGCGACCAGCGCCGCGTCGATGGCTGAGAAGGAGTTGTTCACGAGTGAATCCCTCGCTCTTCTCCTCACCGTCGCTACCCGCGAGAACGCTCCCCAAGAACTCCACGGTGGCCTCGAGGCCGTCAAGCGAAGCATCACCGCCGACCCGAACCCCCGTGAGTTCATGATCCAAAAGGCAAGGGAGGCGAAACGAGACGATTCAAGCGCGGTAGCCGCGTGACACTAGCCTAAGACCCCCGCCGAATCTCGAGATAGGCGGGGGTTTTCTCATGGGCGCGTTAGAAAAACTCCGTGAACCGTCAGGAGGTCATCATGTCTACTACCGCCGAAACCCTACAAGCCGAACGAGCCGAAGTGCTGTCGCGTCTGGGTCGTCGCCAACGAACGGTCGTCGCGCTCGACCTCATCTCGAAGGCGCTCTACCTCTTCTCCCTCGCCTCTGTATCTGCCGTCGTCATCCTCACAGGCGCACCACAAACGCTATGGGTTCTCGGACTCCTCGTCTTCGCCGTGCCGTACGTCCTCAGTGACGAGTTGACGCACCTCTTCTTCGGTCGTGCTCTGAACCGTGACCATGACCTCTTGCTGTCGCTTGAGGCGGAGGAGCTAGCGGCCCGCCACCGATAGTCCACGTGCGGCAGTCGGTGAACGCTCACTCGCCGGAGCCGCACGTTAGAGAGCTACCTACGACCTCGACACAGGAGACAACCATGAAGAAGTTTCACGTAAGCGCCAGTGGCAACCCCGAACCATGCACCGCGACGAAGCGCGCGTGCCCGCGTGGCGGCGAGGAGGCCCACTTCGCCTCGCAAAAAGACGCGGCGACAGCGGCCATCCAGGAACAGCTACGCACGACCGAAACCCGCATCGCCGAACTCGACAAGGAGCACAAGGAGGTGCAGACGAGAGTGCGCATCCAAGAAGCACGTGTGCGGTTCCTCGAAGACGGACACTCAGCACGAGAGTTGCATGAGCGTGAGTTGTTTGCCGAGTCCGCACCGCTTGAGCTGCGCGAGCACTTCTACTCCGACTCGCCGTTCAACTGGGATTGGAGCGAGACCTTCAACGCCTCCGGCGCAACTCACGCCCTCATCACCGCGGAACACGGCCAGGGACGAAGCGCCGCGAAGGATGCAGCGCTACATGCACGTCTAGGTCACAGGGGTCGTCAGGATGGCAAGCCGCCCCTACTCGACTCCGTGACCCGCATCGCCCGTCCTGACTTCGTGAACGATAACGAGTGGCAAGACTCCGATGAGCGGGCTGTGATGGCGACCCACCTGCCGAACGCCCTCGCGCGGATCGAGAAAGAGGTAGCGGTAGGAAACACCACCGCTGCTTGAGTGAATAGCCCGAAGGAGACATAGCCCCCGATGAGCCAAACCATCGGGGGCTTTCCTATGGGTGTGGACGGCGCTGGATTCGAGTCTGCACGCACTACTCGTCGTGAGCGCATCGACAACATCATCACTGCATTCAGGACGGGAGAGTGTCACTGGTGAATGTGTCACACGTCCCCGAAACGACACCGTTGGAAGCACTCTCAAACGAATCTCGGTTTTCGAGTTGACTCTTCAAAGAGTCCGAATAACGTTCCTTCCACCAACAACCGCTTCACCACTCAAACGAAGGAAAGATCATGGCCGACGCCACGAAGACCGCCCCGAAGACCGCCGCCACCGACGTCAAGGACGAGACCGTGAACACCGCGACCGAGGAGCAGACGAACTCCCGCGAGGACGCGCGCGCCGCGATCGGTCTGCTCCGGTACAAGCTGGCAGAACTCGAACGTGACTCGAAGCGGAGTCGTCCGTATCTCTCGAAGAACAAGGACGAGGCCGCGAAGAAGTTCACCGCCGCCGTCGCCTCCGTGGTCGACTTCGCGCAGTTCCTCGACAAGGAGCCTTCGCACTGATCGCACCCGCGATGCGAAGCACGTAAGCCCCCGAAGACCTCACATCTTCGGGGGCTTCGTCGTTCTCGGACGAATCAAGAAAGCGCGTTGACTCTCCTAGAGAGCCAAATACGGTTCCATCCATGAACATCACCGCGAAAGGTGCCCGCGTGCGCCTCATCTCGACCACCGACGAGTTCACCCGACTCCGTGAAGGAGACGAAGGAACCATCGAGTACGTCGATGACATTGACACCATCCACGTCAAGTGGGACAACGGCGCTACTCTCGGGCTCGTCCCCGGAGAAGACCGGTTCGTGGTGCTCTGAGTCGACCAGCTCACTCTGAACGGTGCGTCATAACTCTACGACCACGGAAGCCGCGAACGCATCATCTTTCGTCAGTCGCTACCGATGATCGCTTCGCTCTCGCGGGTTCCGCAGAGGCGTCGTTCGCGTTGTGTGGGATTGCTCGCAAACCCACCAGATAGGCATCACCAGCTGGAGTCAATCGCCAGTAGACAGACTTATCGCTGACGGTTCTCTTCTTCGTGCCGGTAGCGATAATGCCGAGGGCGCGGAGCTGCACAATGATCGAGCCCCAGGATCGATCCGAGATGAGTACGGTCTCGTTCGTCCATTCTTCCTCCCACCCGCCGTCTTCTTCCTCCTGTAGGTCCCGAAGGATGTGACTCTCTAGCGTGCTTCGCAACGTGGGTTCCGGAGCCTCATCGATCATGAACGGACCTATTACCTCGACTATCTCGTCCCAGGTGTAGTCCATAGTGCCGTCCTCATCCACTGTTCGGTAAGAATGAGGGTCGCGTCCACGATGTGTGATGGCAAGCGAGACCACCTCTGAACCATGGGCGAAGGTGGTGTCGATTTGTTCGGACAGGCCCGCCTTCTCCTCCACCGCCCGCTTCTCGAACTCGGCAATCGTCGCTTTGAGTTCGGCAAGTTCCGTTCTGGTCTCGGGGGTCATCGCCTCGTCGCCGCGCACCCAACCAGGGCGCGGGTTGTTCTTTATGAGGTGAATCAAGCCGCGAGTGACCTTCGAGCCAAGGTCTTCCGCGTTCTTCCAGTCGCGCGTCATCTTGCGCTGCACTTTGGCCTGGAACTCCGCTAGCTTCTTCGCGGCAGCGTCGTCTCTGTCCGTCTTGCCAACTGGGATGGCGTCAGCGTCCGCAGGAACGAACCCCATGACGGGAATGCCAAGCTCGATGGCGTAGTCGTACTCCTTCTCGGTGTAGCTCACGCCCTCTTCGGTCGTAGAGCCGTAACGACCACCGAGGATCACGAGGTAGTAGTCGCTCTGCGCGATCACGCCCTGAATCAGGGTCCACTGGTCCGTGTTGCCCGCAGGGAACAGTTCCATGCCAGCGGGGAGGCAGTCCATCTCAAGTAAAGCCTGCGTAACCTCGCGCCGCTCATCTATGAGGTCGGTGAATGTCGAACTGATGAAGACCTGGTAGCGCCGATCCATAGGCGAACACTACCGAAGCCGCCATCGCCCGGCTCGACGTGACTCAGCCGCGGGGGAGTGTCACGTCACCGCGATAGAGGTCGCCTTCGACGTGCGACACCTTCTCTCCCGTAGGAGACACACCGACCCACACGTAGTCGCCCTCGCGGTAGCTGATCGCCCACCCCGCTTTGTGGAGGGCGTCCGCGAGAGTTTCGTCCGCGCCTCCTGGGAAGAATGCGTCACCGGAAGACGGCGGCTCGAACGAGTCGAGTATCCGCTTGAGGGTGTCCATGTCTTGAGGCTTCTCCTCGACAATGCGAGCAAGCGTCCTGTCGTAAGCGTCCCAATATGGGTCAAGTGCCATGAACTTAAACCGTAACCGGCGCTCGATAAGTCTCAAACTCCTGCGTTATATGGCTGGTTCGTCACCGCTGCGGGTCTCGGACTCTCTCTCGTTCATCTCGCACGGTACGTCGTATTCGCTACCCGCCGCGGGAGAGCGACAGCAGCAACGCCGACCGGCGAGTCAGGTTTCGTGCAGCGCTCGTTAGAGAGGTCTACGACGACACCACACGGGGAGAACACCATGAGCAACGAGAACCAGAGCTTCGATCTAGAGAAGTTGATCGAAGACGAAAAGCAACAGAAGAGCAAGGAAAACTCGTTTCTTGGTAAGCGGGCTAAGAAGGTCAAGAAGAACCGCCTCGCGCTCATCATTCCCGCCGGAACAATCGCGGTAGCTCTCGTGGTCGGCCTCGCGGTCTATGACCCGTTCGCACAGAACTTCCGCGGCACCGGTGAGGCACCCGTGGAAACGAGCGACGTAGAGCATGGTGAGCCGGTGCCCTACGAGTGGTGGGAGACCGGTGATTCGGTCTTCCCTACCGAGGTCGCAGAGTGGAGCACTCGTGAAGCACCGGTAGCGCCGGTCATCGGTAGCGGTGACGGTCGCTTCACCGAAACCGACGCTGTGAGCGCCGTGCGCGCGGAAGCGGGAAAGACCCTCGTCGGTACCAACACAGACTTCGCCGCCACTGTGCTCCCGTCTCGTGAGGCAGGTTTCACCGACGACGTGACGAAGGCCACCGTCGAAGACGGTTCGCCCAACTTCGCGTTCTCCTTCTGGACGCGCGAAGGTTTCCTCGCGGAGTTCGCTGTGATGCTTAACAGGCTCACCAACCCCCGCTTCGGTGGCTGGCAGGCCGCGTCAGAGGATGCCGCCACCGACGCCACGAAAGCAACCCTCGCGGACTTGTTCACGAGCGATTGGCTGACGGCGAACGGTGCAGAGGCGCTGCCGATCCTCACGACCGCCAAAGCTCCGGTCGAAGCAAACTACCTGCCGACCGGAGGTACGCGATGGGTGGGGTCCATAGATGACGGTTCCGAGAACGTCGTGCTCACCTATGACCCTGATCGCGGAGGTTACGTCGTGGACTTCTCGGCACAGGTGACCTACAGCGCGTGGCAGGAGGACAAAACTGTGGCGACCGCCAAAGGCACGTTGACCCTCAAGCTCGTGCCGAACTACGCCGGAGCGAACTCAGAATCAGCGAACCGCGTGCTCATTACGGAAGCATCACTTTCGCTGTAAGCCGTCGAAGCTAAACAAATCTCGTAGAGCACGTTGACTCTTCGAAGAGTCCCATTACGGTTCCATCCATGAAAAAGACTGACGCGCTCGCGACCATCGCATCGTTCACCACGGATAGCGCCTACTACGGCGAGTTCGGGTTCATGAAGAGCGAACACGGTGAAGAGGTGGCGGAGATTCTTTGGCACCGTGAGCACGGTACGCGACTCGACATGTTTCTCTGCGGGGCTCTCGGTCAGGCAATTCGTGCCTATACCGCTCAAGAGTGGGCCTACGACCCGTGCGAGGCGCCGCGTCGTCAGGCGTGGATCGAACTTCTTCGAGAGAAGCTACCGCGCACTATGGAACTCCTCGAAGGCTGATCCGCGAGGGTGTGACACATAAGCAACTGGAGTCGAAACTCGAACAATCGGAAAGACAGCCTGGCGCCATAAGTCGGCGCGAGGCTGTCTTTCTTCGTATACTCCGCGCGCGTTCAAGGACGGCTGACTAAGCCGTAACTGACGGTCAGAAGGAAGTTGACAATCGCGACACGCCGATAACTCAAAATTTCTTTTTCTTTCCAAAGATCAGTTAAACAGCGTAATTCCGCGGCTTAATGCGTATAGGACGAGATTGATCGCACAGTTTGCTCGTTTATGGACTTGCGCGGCCTTTACCAATATGTCAATCTCATTCATGTCGGGATAACAACTTCCCGAAAGTCAAAAGCAAATCGAAAGATTGGAACAATCATGAACACGCAGATCAACGACAACATCACCGCCGCATCTATCAACTCCGTCTCCGAGGTGCCGCTCTTCAAGCTCTTCCCGAACGACCCGACGAAGCTCACTTGGAGTTTTGAGCGACCTGCCTCCGCGCAGGTCCAGCTTCAGAAGAACCGTCAGATGCTGGCGCAGTTGAGCCCCGTGGCCTATGCCGCACAGGTTGCGGCTTGGAAGGACGAGGAGTCCAACTTCGAGGTTGACGAAGAGGATGACGACCTACGCGAAGTGAATGCGCTCCTTGAGGATCTGAACCGTCGTGCGCGTGGTGTGTACGAAGCTCGACGAGTCAAGATCGTGCGCCGTCTGAGCGGGCCGGTGACGGAGTTCGACATTGACTCGGTTCGCTTCCTCACCGGCGGAATGTCGCCGGAGAAGGTGAAGCAGGCCGTGACCACAGGCACCGTCAAGATCGGCAAGACCGTAGTGAGTAACGGCGTGCCGGTGAGCGGTGTCGAGCAGGCCACCATCGACATGCTCGACACCCTCATCCAGAAGGGCAAGGACGAGGCGAAGAACCGTCGTGAGCAGGCCGCGCTGAACAAGGCGGCAAACGAGGCCATCAAAAGCGGTGAAGCGCTCTCAGCGGTGGCGTGAGCTATACGACCAATTGGGTGAAGCCTTGCGCGACTTCACCAGCGCTCACGGGGTGCAGTACGTGCTAGGAGAAGACTCCAAGATCGACTCCCTCTATGACCACCTCTGGGGGATGATCCTCGAATCCGCCCCCGAAGAACTGCCGCTTACCGAAGATATTCCAGAGGAGTACATCGCACAGATTCAACACGACAACGCTATCCGAGAACTCATCACCGACAAGGTTGAGGAGGAACGTGACTACCTCACGTTCAAACATGACAAGGCGAGTAGGCGGATCAACAGTCTCACCTACCTCGCGACACCCAAGTAGAACCCGCCAGTGGGGCGGGG
It includes:
- a CDS encoding recombinase family protein, which translates into the protein MSTKTNRLEAVLGYARVSTAGQRTDNQVELLEAAGATEVFAEKVSGSRNAHSSTYRDLFDRVRELTDEGYRVTVVVTKLDRFSRSLPDLLHGVQELADMGAKFFTLDNSLNYDPDSPASKFQLQVFGALAEFERALINSRTAEGRKVAREKGVKFGHPPKLKQKDVDSIKADHESGRWTPAQIANRNSTSRSTVLRVLGLYGAGPYQTREEWEAEKRAAQRKK
- a CDS encoding S24/S26 family peptidase; its protein translation is MTTVRSDAQSVEEQDEDETVLNEGEQENPEEVAARLRRRARRKEGVFRWVDKSTLHVARAVGLVALFVALLMTGPLSLGLTSNVVLTDSMAGSIERGDISLTKHFSQSHDKLDVGEVALISKDGQVPYLHRVVEVNDDSTYTTRGDANNTNDVFKASNTDIQGVHWNKIGQPLATVLVLFSLNFGWWGELFKALFTANFASVGSLLPFGPWGLIILVMFAILTWSLVPSILERIARRSQERQRETIARLQATVTVHDTAIGSHDESLDDIQPVVDELKEEKARKAAEEAAFLEQQKTAWDSFDPTKPIYDEPEESPFSMFGGSDDVPLPTFGEPDDAPLPVFDLEDDHEDVHAFVASVAARHNTVLPPSSGSLRTELPAVASLRVHETAPARNEHSLFDLDDSFRVGD
- a CDS encoding DUF4314 domain-containing protein, which encodes MNITAKGARVRLISTTDEFTRLREGDEGTIEYVDDIDTIHVKWDNGATLGLVPGEDRFVVL
- a CDS encoding DUF4062 domain-containing protein, which encodes MDRRYQVFISSTFTDLIDERREVTQALLEMDCLPAGMELFPAGNTDQWTLIQGVIAQSDYYLVILGGRYGSTTEEGVSYTEKEYDYAIELGIPVMGFVPADADAIPVGKTDRDDAAAKKLAEFQAKVQRKMTRDWKNAEDLGSKVTRGLIHLIKNNPRPGWVRGDEAMTPETRTELAELKATIAEFEKRAVEEKAGLSEQIDTTFAHGSEVVSLAITHRGRDPHSYRTVDEDGTMDYTWDEIVEVIGPFMIDEAPEPTLRSTLESHILRDLQEEEDGGWEEEWTNETVLISDRSWGSIIVQLRALGIIATGTKKRTVSDKSVYWRLTPAGDAYLVGLRAIPHNANDASAEPARAKRSSVATDER